Proteins encoded together in one Janthinobacterium tructae window:
- a CDS encoding sigma-54-dependent transcriptional regulator gives MHENNFEGMQVLLVEDDAVVRKGARQSLELAGLQVTAVATAEEALPWLVPEFAGILLSDIKLPGMDGLKLLDIAVAQDASLPVILVTGHGDVSMAVGAMRRGAYDFIEKPFSADLLVEVCRRALDKRHLVLENMNLRRQLEQRVGIEARIVGRSAAMAKVRQLVLNLAPKSADIIILGETGTGKELIARCLHDFSERRDHPFVAINCGALPESIFESELFGHEEGAFTGAQRQRIGKIEYANGGTLFLDEIESMPLALQVKLLRVLQERQVERLGSNKLISVNFRVIAAAKEDLSVLAEQGKFRPDLYYRLNVASLTLPALRNRREDIPLLFEFFVLQAALRYGQPAALVSGELIASLMAQRWAGNVRELHNVADRFVLGLLDDTLSPAGCREASLAEQVDTFEISIIEEALRRHNGNVIEAAAALNIPKKTLYDKLKRFDISTEQFR, from the coding sequence ATGCATGAGAATAATTTTGAAGGCATGCAAGTGCTGCTGGTGGAAGACGATGCCGTCGTGCGCAAGGGCGCCCGGCAATCGCTGGAACTGGCAGGGCTGCAAGTGACGGCCGTCGCCACGGCCGAGGAAGCGCTGCCCTGGCTGGTGCCCGAATTTGCCGGCATTTTATTGAGCGATATCAAGCTGCCCGGCATGGATGGCTTGAAACTGCTAGATATCGCCGTGGCACAGGATGCCAGCCTGCCCGTCATCCTCGTCACGGGCCACGGCGACGTGTCGATGGCCGTGGGCGCCATGCGCCGTGGCGCCTACGATTTCATCGAAAAGCCGTTTTCCGCAGATCTGCTGGTGGAAGTGTGCCGCCGCGCGCTCGATAAACGCCACCTGGTGCTGGAAAACATGAACTTGCGCCGCCAGCTCGAACAACGGGTCGGCATCGAGGCGCGCATCGTGGGCCGCAGCGCGGCCATGGCCAAGGTGCGCCAGCTGGTGCTGAACCTGGCGCCGAAGTCGGCCGACATCATCATCCTCGGCGAAACGGGCACGGGAAAAGAACTGATCGCGCGCTGCCTGCACGACTTCAGCGAGCGGCGCGACCACCCTTTCGTGGCGATCAACTGCGGCGCCCTGCCCGAATCGATTTTTGAATCGGAACTGTTCGGCCACGAGGAAGGCGCATTTACCGGTGCGCAGCGCCAGCGCATCGGCAAGATCGAATACGCGAATGGCGGCACCCTGTTCCTCGATGAAATCGAAAGCATGCCGCTGGCCCTGCAAGTGAAACTGCTGCGCGTGCTGCAGGAACGGCAAGTGGAGCGCCTCGGCTCGAACAAGCTCATTTCCGTCAATTTTCGCGTCATCGCCGCCGCCAAGGAAGACTTGAGCGTGCTGGCGGAACAGGGCAAGTTCCGGCCCGACCTGTATTACCGCCTGAACGTGGCCAGCCTGACCCTGCCCGCCCTGCGCAACCGGCGCGAGGATATCCCGCTGCTGTTCGAATTTTTCGTGCTGCAGGCGGCCTTGCGCTACGGCCAGCCGGCCGCCCTCGTCAGCGGCGAACTGATCGCCTCGCTGATGGCGCAGCGCTGGGCCGGCAACGTGCGCGAGCTGCACAATGTGGCCGACCGCTTCGTGCTGGGCCTGCTCGACGATACCCTGAGTCCGGCCGGCTGCCGCGAAGCGTCGCTGGCCGAGCAAGTCGACACGTTCGAGATTTCCATCATCGAGGAAGCCTTGCGCCGCCACAATGGCAACGTCATCGAGGCGGCGGCTGCTTTGAATATCCCGAAGAAAACCCTGTACGACAAGCTCAAGCGATTTGATATCTCGACGGAGCAATTTCGATAA
- a CDS encoding sensor histidine kinase: MGSDPAGQTPRLFAPLLAVGSLVLLTWASYAWVKQRQLDELHRTLDSRAELYAASIGGALNKYEFLPLAVAQSDAVAQLLEQPSADRVTQINAYLVDMNRRAGAFAVYVLDDKGTTLASSNWQARSSYVGVNYGFRPYFKNAIAGGIGRFYGIGFSTFEAGYFISQPVQRDGRIIGIVAAKVNLDWIEQSWRTPGAGEQIWVKDANGVIILATTPAFKFKTLAPLSPAAKNDISAQRQFLQENLPILPHKVLRQFADGASVMTLERQQSGDTPALSGSADKADYLAVNRALGPLQWQITVLAELDQVNEAARNAAMAAALGWALLLLALMYARQRRRRIADKLNAQQTLARAYEQLEIKVEQRTADLVHANGRLQAEVAERERAEQTLRYAQAELVQSGKLAAIGQMAAGVTHELNQPLAALQTFSDNAKVFLARGQIDDALDNLSTISDLVKRLGYVTSQLKGFARRSDDARKPVSVRQAFAQTMLQIRTRKHSQRLTLHESWQEDDIIVLCNAIGLEQVFTNLITNAMDAVPESEPVQIWFQVRREGSLAVLHITDNGPGIPLASLDKIFDPFYTTKEHGLGLGLSISAGILRAAGSALAVRNRSAQEGGGAQFTITLSCDPGERDEGTI, encoded by the coding sequence TTGGGGTCTGACCCGGCGGGTCAGACCCCAAGGCTATTCGCCCCCCTGCTGGCCGTGGGGTCGCTGGTCCTGCTGACGTGGGCGTCGTATGCCTGGGTCAAGCAGCGCCAGCTCGATGAATTGCACCGCACCTTGGATTCGCGCGCGGAACTGTATGCGGCGTCCATCGGCGGCGCCCTGAACAAATACGAATTCCTGCCCCTGGCCGTGGCCCAGAGCGATGCCGTGGCGCAACTGCTGGAGCAGCCCAGCGCCGACAGAGTCACGCAGATCAACGCCTACCTGGTCGACATGAACCGCCGCGCAGGTGCCTTTGCCGTTTACGTGCTCGACGACAAGGGCACGACCCTGGCATCGAGCAACTGGCAAGCCCGCAGCTCCTACGTGGGCGTCAACTACGGCTTCCGCCCCTATTTCAAGAACGCGATTGCGGGCGGCATCGGCCGCTTCTACGGCATCGGCTTCTCCACCTTCGAGGCCGGCTATTTCATTTCCCAGCCCGTGCAGCGCGACGGACGCATCATCGGCATCGTCGCCGCCAAGGTCAACCTGGACTGGATCGAGCAATCGTGGCGCACGCCCGGTGCGGGCGAACAGATCTGGGTCAAGGATGCGAATGGCGTGATCATCCTGGCCACCACACCCGCCTTCAAGTTCAAGACCCTGGCCCCGCTGTCGCCGGCCGCGAAGAACGATATCAGCGCGCAGCGCCAGTTCCTGCAGGAAAACCTGCCCATCCTGCCGCACAAGGTGCTGCGCCAGTTCGCCGACGGCGCCAGCGTGATGACCCTGGAGCGCCAGCAGTCGGGCGACACGCCGGCCCTGTCCGGCAGCGCCGACAAGGCGGACTATCTGGCCGTGAACCGCGCTCTTGGTCCGCTGCAATGGCAAATCACCGTGCTGGCCGAACTCGACCAGGTCAACGAGGCGGCGCGCAACGCGGCCATGGCCGCCGCGCTGGGCTGGGCCTTGCTGCTGCTGGCGCTGATGTATGCGCGCCAGCGCCGGCGCCGCATCGCCGACAAACTCAATGCGCAACAAACCCTGGCGCGCGCCTATGAACAGCTGGAAATCAAGGTCGAGCAGCGCACGGCCGACCTGGTGCACGCGAATGGCCGGCTGCAGGCGGAAGTGGCCGAGCGCGAGCGGGCCGAGCAAACCTTGCGCTATGCCCAGGCGGAACTGGTGCAAAGCGGCAAGCTGGCGGCCATCGGCCAGATGGCGGCCGGCGTCACGCACGAGCTGAATCAGCCGCTGGCCGCCCTGCAAACGTTTTCCGACAATGCCAAGGTCTTTTTGGCACGCGGCCAGATCGATGACGCGCTCGACAACCTGTCGACCATTTCCGACCTCGTCAAGCGTCTCGGCTATGTCACCTCGCAACTGAAAGGCTTTGCGCGGCGCAGCGACGATGCGCGCAAACCCGTCAGCGTGCGCCAGGCGTTTGCGCAAACCATGCTGCAAATCCGCACGCGCAAGCATTCGCAACGCCTGACCCTGCATGAAAGCTGGCAGGAGGACGACATCATCGTGCTGTGCAACGCCATCGGCCTGGAACAGGTGTTTACCAACCTGATCACCAACGCCATGGATGCCGTGCCGGAAAGCGAGCCCGTGCAGATATGGTTCCAGGTGCGCCGCGAAGGTAGCCTTGCTGTGCTGCATATCACCGATAATGGCCCCGGCATCCCGCTGGCCTCGCTCGACAAGATCTTCGACCCCTTCTATACCACCAAGGAACACGGGCTGGGCTTGGGATTGTCGATCAGTGCAGGCATACTGCGCGCGGCCGGCAGCGCACTGGCCGTACGCAACCGCAGCGCGCAGGAAGGGGGCGGCGCACAATTTACCATCACCCTGAGCTGCGACCCGGGGGAGAGAGACGAAGGAACCATCTGA
- a CDS encoding ABC transporter ATP-binding protein, with amino-acid sequence MTTININAVNKIFTTGGADVIALKDINLEIASGEFICLLGPSGCGKSTLLNAIAGFSQPTSGQILAGGKLITEPGPDRGMVFQEYALFPWMTIESNIAFGLEIAGKTPAEIKERVDMLLSMLGLTEFRARYPKDLSGGMRQRVAIARVLALDSPIMLMDEPFGALDALTRRNLQDELLKIWKVFGTTIVFVTHSIEESVYLADRTIVMTYRPGTIKRDVAIDLPRPRDPSAPEFNHLKRMLGEMVMEEQQRHHNAETMASTAD; translated from the coding sequence ATGACCACGATCAATATCAATGCAGTCAATAAAATCTTCACCACGGGCGGCGCCGACGTCATCGCCTTGAAAGACATCAACCTGGAAATCGCCAGCGGCGAGTTCATCTGCCTGCTGGGGCCGTCCGGCTGCGGCAAGTCGACCCTCCTGAACGCCATCGCCGGCTTCTCGCAGCCGACTTCCGGCCAGATCCTGGCCGGCGGCAAGCTGATCACCGAGCCCGGCCCCGACCGCGGCATGGTATTCCAGGAATACGCGCTGTTCCCGTGGATGACCATCGAGAGCAATATCGCTTTCGGCCTGGAAATCGCCGGCAAGACGCCAGCCGAGATCAAGGAACGAGTCGACATGCTGCTGAGCATGCTGGGCTTGACGGAATTCCGTGCCCGCTACCCGAAAGACTTGTCCGGCGGCATGCGCCAGCGCGTGGCCATCGCCCGCGTGCTGGCCCTCGATTCGCCCATCATGCTGATGGATGAACCGTTCGGCGCGCTGGATGCCTTGACGCGGCGCAACCTGCAAGATGAATTGCTGAAAATCTGGAAAGTCTTCGGCACCACCATCGTCTTCGTCACGCACTCGATCGAGGAATCGGTCTACCTGGCCGACCGCACCATCGTCATGACCTACCGTCCCGGCACCATCAAGCGCGACGTGGCCATCGACCTGCCCCGCCCACGCGACCCGAGCGCCCCCGAGTTCAACCACCTCAAGCGCATGCTGGGCGAGATGGTGATGGAAGAGCAGCAGCGTCATCACAACGCCGAAACGATGGCAAGTACCGCCGATTGA
- a CDS encoding ABC transporter permease, with protein sequence MMKRFAHGAIVPVVVLLFWQALSTFGWINPQILPSPVAVVVKWYEYLIPMQAYTPEAGNYLVWMFSGELPHDAWASLSRVLGGFAIGAGLALPLGLLMGTNKTIYKLFDPLVQVLRPIPPIAYIPLAILWFGLGNPPAFFLISIGSFFPVLMNTIAGVRQVDGIYIRAARNLGASQMTMFRRVILPAATPYILAGARIGMGTAFIVVIVAEMIAVNSGLGFRILEAREYFWSDKIIAGMFTIGLFGLAIDMAMNALNNHLLQWHRGLEH encoded by the coding sequence ATGATGAAACGCTTCGCGCACGGTGCCATCGTGCCCGTGGTCGTGCTGCTATTCTGGCAAGCACTGTCCACGTTCGGCTGGATCAACCCGCAAATCCTGCCCTCGCCCGTGGCCGTGGTCGTGAAGTGGTATGAATACCTGATCCCCATGCAAGCGTACACGCCCGAAGCGGGCAATTACCTGGTGTGGATGTTCTCCGGCGAATTGCCGCACGACGCCTGGGCCAGCCTGTCGCGCGTGCTGGGCGGCTTCGCCATCGGCGCCGGCCTGGCCTTGCCGCTGGGCTTGCTGATGGGCACCAACAAGACCATCTATAAACTGTTCGACCCGCTGGTGCAGGTGCTGCGCCCGATTCCGCCAATCGCCTACATCCCGCTGGCGATTTTGTGGTTCGGCCTGGGCAACCCGCCCGCCTTCTTCCTGATCAGCATCGGTTCCTTCTTCCCCGTGCTGATGAATACCATCGCCGGCGTACGCCAGGTTGACGGCATCTACATTCGCGCCGCGCGCAACCTGGGCGCCAGCCAGATGACGATGTTCCGCCGCGTGATCCTGCCGGCGGCCACGCCATATATTCTGGCCGGCGCGCGCATCGGCATGGGCACGGCCTTCATCGTCGTGATCGTGGCCGAAATGATCGCCGTCAACAGCGGCCTGGGTTTCCGCATCCTGGAAGCGCGCGAATACTTCTGGTCTGACAAGATTATCGCCGGCATGTTTACCATCGGCCTGTTCGGCCTGGCCATCGATATGGCCATGAATGCCCTGAATAATCATTTGCTGCAGTGGCACCGCGGCCTGGAACACTGA
- a CDS encoding ABC transporter substrate-binding protein, producing MASTFRISSFLNTKAMAVAVALAAQFPLAAHAADLVRLGNLKFAHYGAVAYMKEIAPKYDLKIEERIFAKGLDIVPAMIAGEIDVSASALEAAITGRATGLPVYLVGGFAKGGVQIVGRPDLNIKGIADLKGKKVGVTRGGPQEILLFAELSKAKLTWSDKPGKDVQILYMGYPDLNQALLTKDIDVMSQSEPYSTQAIHKKYGAAILKPYDTPLGEPVRALVMTEKMYKEKPAVAQRFMDCFVAATRAFLADPKLAEKYVRESMFKNQITSDDYRDAIDNAIFTEDITQSHVQLTTDYMVKFGVGRMAKPPAAQDWVKLDLLEKAKKTYAPR from the coding sequence ATGGCAAGCACCTTCCGTATCTCGTCCTTCCTGAACACCAAGGCAATGGCCGTGGCCGTCGCACTGGCCGCGCAATTCCCGCTGGCCGCGCATGCGGCCGACCTGGTCCGCCTGGGCAACCTGAAATTCGCCCATTACGGCGCCGTCGCCTACATGAAGGAAATCGCACCCAAATACGACCTGAAAATCGAGGAACGCATCTTCGCCAAGGGCCTCGACATCGTGCCGGCCATGATCGCTGGCGAAATCGACGTCTCCGCCAGCGCGCTGGAAGCGGCCATCACGGGCCGCGCCACGGGCTTGCCCGTGTACCTGGTGGGCGGCTTCGCCAAGGGCGGCGTGCAAATCGTCGGGCGGCCCGACCTGAACATCAAGGGCATTGCCGACCTGAAAGGCAAGAAAGTCGGCGTCACGCGCGGCGGCCCGCAGGAAATCCTGCTGTTTGCCGAACTCTCCAAGGCCAAGCTGACCTGGTCCGACAAGCCGGGCAAGGACGTGCAGATCCTGTATATGGGCTACCCGGACCTGAACCAGGCTCTCTTGACCAAGGACATCGATGTGATGAGCCAGTCCGAGCCCTACTCCACGCAGGCGATCCACAAGAAATACGGCGCAGCCATCCTCAAGCCGTATGACACGCCGCTGGGCGAGCCCGTACGCGCCCTCGTCATGACGGAAAAGATGTACAAGGAAAAGCCGGCCGTGGCCCAGCGCTTCATGGATTGCTTCGTCGCCGCCACCCGGGCGTTTTTGGCCGACCCGAAACTGGCGGAAAAATACGTGCGCGAATCCATGTTCAAGAACCAGATCACGTCCGACGATTACCGCGATGCCATCGACAACGCCATCTTCACGGAAGACATCACGCAGAGCCACGTGCAGCTGACCACCGACTACATGGTGAAATTCGGCGTGGGCCGCATGGCCAAGCCGCCTGCCGCTCAGGACTGGGTCAAGCTCGACCTGCTGGAAAAAGCCAAGAAAACCTACGCTCCACGCTAA
- a CDS encoding winged helix-turn-helix domain-containing protein produces the protein MVERAAPIPPERLNPISMAPIERVRSTSATLRRIENMQKLIGELSLHEMLADEIAWFLKFSPSGARKYIRDLREAGVIELARYIEGTATYLGKAVYQLTPDPERVRAFLAAIVQPKREGAPPRKDRPGLREQSMAGSGRHFHILADDTHYAIRVNRGPVTRDPLVAALFGAPQQKSAE, from the coding sequence ATGGTAGAGCGCGCAGCACCCATCCCCCCGGAGCGCCTGAATCCCATTTCCATGGCACCGATCGAGCGCGTGCGTTCGACGTCGGCCACCCTGCGCCGCATCGAAAACATGCAAAAGCTGATCGGCGAATTGTCGCTGCACGAGATGCTGGCCGATGAAATCGCCTGGTTCCTCAAGTTTTCGCCATCGGGCGCCCGCAAATACATCCGCGACTTGCGCGAAGCGGGCGTGATCGAACTGGCCCGCTACATCGAAGGTACCGCCACCTACCTGGGCAAGGCAGTGTACCAGCTGACGCCAGACCCTGAGCGCGTGCGCGCATTCCTGGCCGCCATCGTCCAGCCGAAACGCGAAGGCGCGCCACCGCGCAAGGACCGTCCCGGCCTGCGCGAGCAAAGCATGGCAGGCAGCGGCCGCCACTTCCACATCCTGGCCGATGACACGCATTACGCCATCCGCGTCAATCGCGGTCCCGTGACGCGCGATCCGCTGGTCGCCGCCCTGTTTGGCGCCCCACAGCAAAAATCTGCCGAGTAA
- a CDS encoding zinc-dependent peptidase, with the protein MNPLLWIALVTVAIVLSLWFPRWRLKRALSRPLPAEGLAVLEKNIPVYPRMPAPLQEQLRRLVVQFLYQKKFVGCGGLEITDEMRYTIAGQACLLLLNRQTQVYPELDTILVYPTEFIVTRDEVGPGGVVTPSANGLLGESWGDGRVVLAWDHVQRGAADWTDGHNVVLHEFAHQLDSESGAANGAPYLPSVSSYRSWATVLSRDFDNLRHDAIYQQHSVMDHYGATNPAEFFAVATETFFEKPYQMAEHHEELYAQFLQYYKVDPRDWMAPPVEPEHMASPFSNFVQHW; encoded by the coding sequence ATGAATCCGCTGCTATGGATCGCCCTCGTCACGGTCGCTATCGTCTTGTCGCTGTGGTTTCCCCGCTGGCGCTTGAAGCGGGCCCTGTCCAGGCCCTTGCCGGCCGAAGGACTGGCCGTGCTGGAAAAGAATATTCCCGTCTATCCCCGCATGCCGGCCCCGTTGCAGGAGCAGTTGCGCCGGCTCGTCGTGCAATTTTTGTACCAGAAGAAATTCGTCGGTTGCGGCGGCCTGGAGATCACGGACGAGATGCGCTACACCATCGCCGGCCAGGCTTGTTTGCTGCTGCTGAATCGCCAGACCCAGGTGTATCCGGAACTCGATACCATCCTCGTGTATCCCACGGAATTCATCGTCACGCGCGATGAAGTGGGGCCGGGCGGCGTGGTCACGCCATCGGCCAACGGATTATTGGGTGAATCCTGGGGTGATGGCCGCGTGGTGCTGGCCTGGGACCATGTGCAGCGCGGCGCGGCCGACTGGACCGATGGCCACAATGTGGTGCTGCATGAATTCGCCCACCAGCTCGACAGCGAATCGGGCGCCGCGAATGGCGCGCCGTATTTGCCCAGCGTGTCGAGCTACCGCAGCTGGGCCACGGTGCTGTCGCGCGACTTCGACAACCTGCGCCATGACGCCATCTACCAGCAGCACAGCGTGATGGACCATTACGGCGCCACGAATCCCGCCGAATTCTTTGCCGTGGCCACGGAAACCTTCTTTGAGAAGCCCTACCAGATGGCCGAGCACCACGAAGAACTGTATGCGCAATTCTTGCAGTACTACAAGGTCGACCCGCGCGACTGGATGGCGCCGCCTGTCGAGCCCGAACACATGGCCTCGCCATTTTCCAACTTTGTCCAGCACTGGTAA
- a CDS encoding LytR/AlgR family response regulator transcription factor, with protein sequence MNILILEDEPLIAQGLEREVRAHFGARLTALALHDNVPQALASLAQKQVDLLLLDLHLHGADGYDLLRLAQNAPFQTIIVSAHAERSITAFEFGVLDFVAKPFSRERLHKALQRYTGRHTEAASLAVKKRGALEWIALADIDHVQADGHYSNIVLRSGEQCFHDLAIDKLMALLPPHFLRVHRSYIVNSLGFKRLQIAAGGKYALDTQTSTGIPVSRSSYPALKQRLLG encoded by the coding sequence ATGAACATATTGATACTGGAAGATGAACCGCTGATCGCGCAAGGCCTCGAACGCGAGGTGCGCGCGCATTTCGGCGCGCGCCTGACGGCGCTGGCGCTGCATGACAATGTGCCGCAAGCCCTGGCCTCCCTGGCACAGAAGCAGGTCGACTTGCTGCTGCTGGATTTGCACCTGCACGGCGCGGACGGCTATGACTTGCTGCGCCTGGCCCAAAACGCCCCGTTCCAGACCATCATCGTCTCGGCCCACGCGGAACGCTCGATCACGGCCTTCGAGTTTGGCGTGCTCGACTTCGTTGCCAAGCCGTTCAGCCGCGAACGGCTGCACAAGGCGCTGCAACGCTATACGGGGCGGCACACGGAAGCGGCCTCGCTGGCCGTCAAGAAACGGGGCGCGCTGGAATGGATCGCCTTGGCCGATATCGACCATGTGCAGGCCGATGGCCACTACAGCAACATCGTGCTGCGCAGCGGCGAACAGTGCTTTCATGACTTGGCCATCGACAAGCTCATGGCCCTGCTGCCGCCACACTTCCTGCGCGTGCACCGCTCCTACATCGTCAACAGCCTGGGTTTCAAGCGGCTGCAGATCGCGGCGGGTGGCAAATACGCACTCGACACGCAGACCAGCACGGGCATTCCCGTCTCGCGCAGCAGCTATCCCGCGCTGAAACAGCGGCTGCTGGGCTAA
- a CDS encoding histidine kinase, translated as MPAMPSFFRYLLLCCLALPCFAMGMDRLSLDEGWRTCGTTSAAPAAALHHLLQPGQLLCVEREVTLAATPSSTQLLVLSALAASELWLDGDLIGSNGQPARQAVDERPGDIDFAIHLTPQQLAMGTHHLRLLLSTQQVPAHLASPFYALYLVDRQDYRAALAWYRLPPLLLAGALGAVALLFLALTVLYQRQRHWAMFAALCLVAALLLVVELWRSFAGYAYPMHLPRLYAVSTLTWLFSALLPLYFYTAYRLPRWPLAAAVLLACIALAGALPTHFDARCWWMFLTALAASLALNLGALWRRLPGSRAGTLIALASCALFLLTGSQFAEGGFALVVCFLLLPLCAQLLAQLLRERGKAARAQQLENQLLRKSMQPHFLMNSLSLISELNTQSPQAAETFIEALGAELRMLNEFAQQPSIALTQELALCQNYLSIMGTRLQQPCGLQLDGEAAGITVPPAMLLTALENAFSHNRYRHGAAFILRIAQHAQTQVLTLLLPEGVARPHAGSGVGEQYIRASLHAVFGDMASYASEQLKTGWRLTFTLPVAP; from the coding sequence ATGCCCGCCATGCCCTCCTTCTTCCGCTACCTTCTGCTGTGCTGCCTGGCCTTGCCCTGTTTCGCCATGGGCATGGACAGGTTATCGCTGGACGAAGGCTGGCGCACCTGCGGCACAACAAGCGCCGCGCCCGCCGCCGCGCTGCACCATCTGCTCCAGCCGGGCCAGCTGCTATGCGTGGAGCGCGAGGTCACCCTGGCCGCCACGCCCTCGTCAACGCAGCTGCTGGTGCTGTCGGCCTTGGCCGCCAGCGAACTCTGGCTCGATGGCGACTTAATCGGCAGCAATGGCCAACCTGCCCGCCAGGCTGTCGATGAAAGGCCGGGCGACATCGATTTCGCCATCCACCTGACGCCACAACAATTGGCCATGGGCACGCACCACCTGCGCCTGCTGTTGTCGACGCAGCAGGTGCCGGCGCACCTGGCGTCGCCATTTTATGCGCTGTACCTGGTCGACCGGCAAGACTATCGCGCGGCGCTGGCCTGGTACCGGCTGCCGCCGCTGCTCTTGGCCGGGGCGCTGGGCGCCGTCGCCCTGCTGTTTCTCGCCTTGACGGTGCTGTACCAGCGGCAGCGGCACTGGGCCATGTTTGCCGCGCTGTGCCTGGTGGCGGCGCTGCTGCTGGTGGTGGAACTCTGGCGCAGCTTTGCCGGTTATGCCTACCCCATGCATTTGCCGCGCCTGTACGCCGTCAGCACCCTGACCTGGCTGTTTTCCGCCTTGCTGCCCCTGTATTTCTATACGGCTTACCGCCTGCCACGCTGGCCGCTGGCGGCGGCAGTACTGCTGGCGTGCATCGCGCTGGCCGGCGCGTTGCCCACGCATTTCGACGCGCGCTGCTGGTGGATGTTTCTGACGGCCCTGGCAGCGAGCCTGGCGCTCAACCTGGGCGCCCTGTGGCGCCGCCTGCCGGGCAGCCGCGCCGGCACCTTGATCGCGCTCGCTTCATGCGCCCTGTTCCTGCTGACGGGCAGCCAGTTCGCCGAAGGCGGCTTCGCCCTCGTCGTGTGCTTCCTGCTGCTGCCCCTGTGTGCACAATTGCTGGCGCAGCTGCTGCGCGAACGCGGCAAGGCGGCACGCGCCCAGCAGCTGGAAAACCAGCTCTTGCGCAAAAGCATGCAACCGCATTTCCTGATGAATTCCCTGAGCCTGATCAGCGAACTCAATACGCAATCGCCGCAGGCGGCCGAAACCTTCATCGAAGCGCTGGGCGCTGAGTTGCGCATGCTCAACGAGTTTGCCCAGCAGCCCAGCATTGCCCTGACGCAGGAACTGGCCCTGTGCCAGAATTACCTGAGCATCATGGGCACGCGGCTGCAGCAACCGTGCGGCCTGCAGCTCGATGGCGAGGCGGCGGGCATTACCGTGCCGCCCGCCATGTTGCTGACGGCGCTGGAAAATGCGTTCAGCCACAACCGCTACCGCCACGGCGCAGCTTTTATCCTGCGCATCGCACAACATGCGCAAACGCAAGTGCTCACCCTGCTCCTGCCCGAAGGCGTAGCGCGCCCGCATGCGGGTAGCGGCGTGGGGGAACAGTACATCCGCGCCAGCCTGCACGCCGTGTTTGGCGACATGGCCAGCTATGCCAGCGAGCAGCTGAAAACAGGCTGGCGCCTCACCTTTACCTTGCCGGTGGCGCCATGA